CGACCGACGACCGGCCGACGATGTTCGGGCTGCCCTTCGACGGGCCCATGCCCGGCCACTGGGCGGGCATGCCCAAGCACTACGACCTCCACATGTGGGCGTACAAGGAGAACCCGGCCGGCCGCTTCCACAACTGGAACCCGGCGCTGACCTGCCCCGGCAAGAAGCCCGCCCCGGCCCACCCGGACCCGGAGCACGCGCACGGCCACTAGAACGCCCCTGCGGTCAGATCGTGCTCGGGCGACGCGCTACGCGGTAGCACGTACGCCGCACGGGCCCGGCCCCCCTCGGGGGCCGGGCCCGTGCGGCGTACGGGTGGTCAGCGGACGAACGTGCTCGCCTGCCCGGCCAGGTCCAGGAAGTACTGCGGGGCCACGCCCAGCACCAGGGTCACCGCGACGCCCACCGCGATGGTGGTCATGGTCAGCGGCGAGGGGACGGCCACGGTCGGGCCGTCGGTCTTCGGCTCGCTGAAGAACATCAGCACGATCACCCGGACGTAGAAGAACGCGGCGATGGCGGACGAGATCACACCGACCACGACCAGCACCCCGGCCCCGCCCTCCGCCGCCGCCTTGAACACGGCGAACTTGCCGGCGAAGCCCGACGTCAGCGGGATGCCGGCGAAGGCGAGCAGGAACACGGCGAAGACCGCCGCCGTCAGCGGCGAACGGCGCCCGAGACCCGCCCACTTCGACAGGTGCGTCGCCTCGCCGCCCGCGTCGCGCACCAGCGTGACCACCGCGAAGGCGCCGATCGTCACGAAGGAGTACGCGCCCAGGTAGAAGAGGACGGCCTGGACGCCCTCCGCCGAGGTCGCGATGACACCGGCCAGGATGAAGCCCGCGTGCGCGATCGAGGAGTACGCCAGCAGCCGCTTGACGTCCGTCTGGGTCACGGCGATCACCGCGCCCGCCAGCATCGTGACGATCGCGACGCCCCACATCACCGGACGCCAGTCCCAGCGCAGGCCCGGCAGCACCACGTACAGCAGCCGCAGCAGCGCGCCGAAGGCGGCCACCTTCGTCGCCGCCGCCATGAAGCCGGTGACCGGGGTCGGGGCGCCCTGGTAGACGTCCGGGGTCCACATGTGGAAGGGGACCGCGCCGACCTTGAAGAGCAGGCCCATCAGGATCAGCGCGCCGCCGATCAGCAGCAGCGCGTCGTTGCCCATGGTGGCCGCCAGCGCCGGGTCGACGGTGGTGACGGTGCCGTCGACCACGTCGGCGATCACCGCGTACGAGACCGAGCCCGCGTAGCCGTAGAGCAGGGCGATGCCGAAGAGGAGGAAGGCGGAGGAGAAGGCGCCCAGCAGGAAGTACTTCACCGCGGCCTCCTGCGACATCAGCCGCTGGCGGCGGGCGACGGCGCAGAGCAGGTACAGCGGGAGGGAGAAGACCTCCAGCGCGATGAACAGGGTCAGCAGGTCGTTGGCCGCCGGGAAGATCAGCATGCCGGCGACGGCGAACATGGCCAGCGGGAAGACCTCGGTGGTGGTGAAGCCCGCCTTCACGGCGGCCTTCTCGCTGTCGCTGCCCGGTACCGACGCCGCCTGGGCGGCGAAGGAGTCCACCCGGTTGCCGTGCGCGGCCGGGTCGAGGCGCCGCTCGGCGAAGGTGAACACCGCCACCACCGACGCCAGCAGGATGGTGCCCTGGAGGAAGAGCGCCGGGCCGTCCACGGCGATGGCGCCCATGGCCGCGATGCGCGCCTTGGTGCTCCCGTACCCGCCGGCGGCGAGGCCGACGACCGCCGCGAAGGCCGAGGCCAGTGCGGCGACGGCCAGGAACACCTGGACGTGGTAGCGGGCCTTGCGCGGGACGAAGGCCTCGACGAGGACTCCGACGATCGCCGCGCCCACCACGATCAGCGTGGGCGCGAGCTGCGCGTATTCGATGACCGGCGCCGGGATCCGGTCGACCGGTCCCTCGGCAGCCAGCGTCCACAGGCTCTGGGCAGCAGTCAGGGTGCTCACTTGGCCGCCTCCCCCTTCTCGGCGGGTACGGCCTCGACCGCCACCTCGGGCTTCGGGTCGGTCTGTTTGACGTCCGACATGGTGTGCTGCACCGCCGGGTTGACGATGTCGGTCAGCACCTTGGGGTACACGCCCAGCCCGATCAGCAGCACGATCAGCGGGGCGACCACCAGCACCTCCCGTACGCGCAGGTCCGGCATGGTGCGGACCTCCTCCTTCACGGGGCCGGTCATCGTGCGCTGGTAGAGCACCAGGGTGTAGAGCGCGGCCAGCACGATGCCGGTGGTGGCGATGATCCCGACGACCGGGTAGCGGGCGAACGTGCCGACCAGGACGAGGAACTCGCTGACGAAGGGGGCCAGCCCCGGCAGCGAGAGGGTGGCGAGGCCGCCGATCAGGAAGGTGCCGGCCAGGACCGGGGCCACCTTCTGCACGCCGCCGTAGTCGGCGATGAGCCGCGAGCCGCGCCGCGAGATCAGGAAGCCGGCGACCAGCATCAGCGCCGCCGTCGAGATCCCGTGGTTGACCATGTAGAGCGTCGCCCCGGACTGGCCCTGGGAGGTCATCGCGAAGATGCCCAGGATGATGAAGCCGAAGTGCGAGATCGACGCGTAGGCGACCAGCCGCTTGATGTCCCGCTGGCCGACCGCGACCAGCGCCCCGTAGACGATGCTGATCAGGGCCAGGACCAGGATCACCGGCGTGGCCCACTTGCTGGCCTCGGGGAAGAGGCCGAGGCAGAAGCGCAGCATCGCGAAGGTGCCGACCTTGTCGACGACCGCGGTGATCAGGACGGCGACCGGGGCCGTGGCCTCGCCCATCGCGTTCGGCAGCCAGGTGTGCAGCGGCCACAGCGGGGCCTTCACCGCGAAGGCGAAGAAGAAGCCGAGGAACAGCAGCCGCTCGGTGTTGGTCGCCATGTCGAGCGTGCCCGCGGCGCGGGCCGCGGTGATCTCCTGGAGCGAGAAGTTCCCGGCGACCACGTAGAGCCCGATGACGGCGGCC
Above is a window of Streptomyces subrutilus DNA encoding:
- a CDS encoding NADH-quinone oxidoreductase subunit M; the protein is MNVPLLTVTAAVPAVGAILTAAVPAARRTAAKWLALLFSLATLALAVVVAVRFEPGGDRYQLTESHAWIADFGVRYELGVDGIGVVLIALTALLIPFVIAAGWNDADPLETQSSRWRPTQGFFALILMVEAMVIISFEATDVFLFYIFFEAMLIPMYFLIGGFGDRAHAGSDENAAAQRSYAAVKFLLYNLVGGLIMLAAVIGLYVVAGNFSLQEITAARAAGTLDMATNTERLLFLGFFFAFAVKAPLWPLHTWLPNAMGEATAPVAVLITAVVDKVGTFAMLRFCLGLFPEASKWATPVILVLALISIVYGALVAVGQRDIKRLVAYASISHFGFIILGIFAMTSQGQSGATLYMVNHGISTAALMLVAGFLISRRGSRLIADYGGVQKVAPVLAGTFLIGGLATLSLPGLAPFVSEFLVLVGTFARYPVVGIIATTGIVLAALYTLVLYQRTMTGPVKEEVRTMPDLRVREVLVVAPLIVLLIGLGVYPKVLTDIVNPAVQHTMSDVKQTDPKPEVAVEAVPAEKGEAAK
- the nuoN gene encoding NADH-quinone oxidoreductase subunit NuoN, coding for MTAAQSLWTLAAEGPVDRIPAPVIEYAQLAPTLIVVGAAIVGVLVEAFVPRKARYHVQVFLAVAALASAFAAVVGLAAGGYGSTKARIAAMGAIAVDGPALFLQGTILLASVVAVFTFAERRLDPAAHGNRVDSFAAQAASVPGSDSEKAAVKAGFTTTEVFPLAMFAVAGMLIFPAANDLLTLFIALEVFSLPLYLLCAVARRQRLMSQEAAVKYFLLGAFSSAFLLFGIALLYGYAGSVSYAVIADVVDGTVTTVDPALAATMGNDALLLIGGALILMGLLFKVGAVPFHMWTPDVYQGAPTPVTGFMAAATKVAAFGALLRLLYVVLPGLRWDWRPVMWGVAIVTMLAGAVIAVTQTDVKRLLAYSSIAHAGFILAGVIATSAEGVQAVLFYLGAYSFVTIGAFAVVTLVRDAGGEATHLSKWAGLGRRSPLTAAVFAVFLLAFAGIPLTSGFAGKFAVFKAAAEGGAGVLVVVGVISSAIAAFFYVRVIVLMFFSEPKTDGPTVAVPSPLTMTTIAVGVAVTLVLGVAPQYFLDLAGQASTFVR